Proteins from one Malaya genurostris strain Urasoe2022 chromosome 2, Malgen_1.1, whole genome shotgun sequence genomic window:
- the LOC131431280 gene encoding uncharacterized protein LOC131431280, which produces MARYEEKSKTWYGPIRPSILNPEANFGQVILHLLARAPSKVIQINADTGREITCAEMRQLIVRVALNLPKQVDNLRVGELVSLVCCNSDNVVPVFVGCLTIGLAVNPLAPVFNKEDLAHMMKQSQSRIVFCDIENRAVVQEAIKLAGIPGAKLFVMGKANGSARSVDDLLAPVDGENSFEPEYLGDSKKLTGMVLCSSGTTGLPKGVCLSHAHLLEGDVFTDDLAAGPIFNFSPLFWATGMFAMLTSLYCTRPRVITTKSFTEETLISIIETYKIEDIFTPPSYISVLQSHPKFPTANFGSIKRWSMGGAMVSEELRTCLGSRFPKGIAKPVYGTSEIGFITSAKGSFIPGSVGTLVSNLQMKIVDEDGVRKGPGEPGEIHAKYKHRFLGYLNNAEATREAFDEDGFFKTGDIGYFDRDGYLYVIDRIKDIIKYKNYQISPSELEAIIEKIDGVKQVCVCGVTVADQSTDLPTAMIVRQPGSTLTEKQVIAIVDGQVSDHKKLRGGVYFVQHLPTSAAGKILRRAVKQLILDNQVNK; this is translated from the exons ATGGCTCGTTACGAGGAAAAATCGAAAACATGGTACGGCCCGATCCGTCCCAGCATCCTAAATCCGGAGGCCAATTTCGGTCAAGTAATTCTTCACCTGTTGGCCCGAGCACCGAGCAAAGTAATTCAGATCAATGCCGACACCGGCCGGGAGATAACGTGTGCGGAAATGAGACAGCTAATCGTTCGAGTGGCCTTGAACCTACCCAAGCAGGTGGACAACCTTCGGGTGGGCGAGCTGGTTTCATTAGTTTGCTGCAACAGTGACAATGTGGTTCCGGTGTTTGTTGGTTGCTTGACGATTGGATTGGCCGTGAATCCGTTGGCGCCGGTATTCAACAAGGAAGATTTGGCACATATGATGAAACAGAGTCAGTCGAGGATCGTGTTTTGTGATATAGAAAATCGGGCCGTTGTTCAAGAAGCCATTAAACTGGCAGGTATTCCTGGAGCTAAACTTTTTGTCATGGGCAAGGCAAATGGGAGTGCTAGGTCGGTTGATGATTTACTTGCACCAGTTGACGGAGAGAATAGTTTTGAGCCGGAATATTTGGGTGATTCGAAGAAGCTAACCGGTATGGTACTTTGTTCTTCTGGTACCACAGGACTTCCGAAAGGGGTATGCTTGTCACATGCCCATCTGCTCGAAGGAGATGTATTTACCGA TGATCTGgcagctggaccgattttcaactTTAGTCCACTCTTTTGGGCAACGGGAATGTTCGCTATGCTCACCTCTCTGTACTGTACCCGACCACGTGTCATCACCACCAAATCTTTCACCGAAGAAACTCTCATCTCCATTATCGAAACGTACAAAATAGAGGATATTTTTACGCCTCCTTCATACATTTCGGTACTGCAAAGTCATCCCAAATTCCCAACTGCGAACTTCGGTAGCATCAAACGTTGGTCTATGGGAGGAGCTATGGTTTCGGAGGAATTGCGTACTTGTTTGGGATCTAGATTTCCCAAAGGTATCGCCAAACCAGTCTACGGGACATCGGAAATTGGTTTCATAACATCAGCAAAGGGCTCATTTATACCGGGATCTGTTGGTACACTAGTTTCGAATTTACAAATGAAAATTGTTGATGAAGACGGTGTAAGGAAAGGACCCGGAGAACCCGGAGAAATTCATGCCAAGTACAAACATAGATTTCTG GGCTATTTAAACAACGCAGAAGCAACGCGGGAAGCTTTCGACGAAGATGGTTTCTTCAAAACCGGTGACATTGGTTACTTCGACCGGGATGGGTATCTGTACGTCATTGATCGAATCAAGGACATTATAAAGTACAAAAACTACCAAATTTCACCCTCTGAATTGGAAGCCATCATTGAGAAAATCGATGGAGTGAAGCAGGTGTGTGTCTGTGGTGTAACCGTGGCCGATCAATCGACAGATCTACCAACGGCAATGATTGTTAGACAGCCGGGATCTACTCTGACGGAGAAGCAAGTCATCGCAATCGTTGATGGTCAGGTTAGCGATCACAAAAAACTACGCGGAGGTGTTTATTTCGTACAACACTTGCCAACGTCGGCTGCTGGAAAAATTTTACGAAGGGCCGTCAAACAGTTGATTTTAGATAACCAAGTCAACAAATGA